The following coding sequences are from one Thermocrinis jamiesonii window:
- the atpH gene encoding ATP synthase F1 subunit delta gives MNKELAKKLAKVFISKLPKDKTTLVLGSNFLAFVYDLYKREKLFRDFVLNPKVPNEKKTAYLTELSEKFSMPSEVKEFINYLVELNAIPMLGEIKRLYDYEVEKLLKVSKAFLILAKKVDEDILQSLKAKIKQLINRELEFEILEDPSLIGGFVVKTSGMVIDASVKRILERLG, from the coding sequence ATGAACAAAGAGTTAGCAAAAAAATTGGCAAAGGTGTTTATTAGCAAACTTCCCAAAGATAAAACTACTTTAGTTTTAGGCTCAAACTTTTTAGCTTTTGTCTATGACCTTTACAAAAGAGAAAAATTATTTAGAGACTTTGTTCTTAACCCAAAGGTGCCCAACGAAAAGAAAACAGCATATTTAACTGAACTTTCAGAAAAATTCTCTATGCCCTCTGAAGTTAAGGAATTTATAAATTACTTGGTGGAACTAAACGCCATCCCAATGCTTGGCGAAATAAAAAGGCTTTATGACTATGAGGTAGAAAAACTCCTGAAGGTTTCAAAAGCCTTTCTGATATTGGCAAAGAAGGTGGATGAAGACATTCTTCAATCTCTTAAGGCAAAGATAAAGCAGTTGATTAACAGAGAGCTTGAGTTTGAGATTTTAGAAGATCCGTCCCTAATAGGTGGGTTTGTGGTTAAAACTTCCGGTATGGTCATAGATGCTTCTGTTAAGCGTATTTTAGAAAGGCTTGGATGA
- a CDS encoding ATP synthase F0 subunit B: MAEGHHTLELVWKGLNILLFLAIVYYFGRKPVGEAFRSFFLKLTENLEESEKELRRAKEALEKAKFEYEDAKRRHAEQIKLAEQTAQQIKEEEIKKIDEVVRRIKEKARESIELETKKAKEELLKYGIQKAKELAIKRLMEDFQNPDVQRRYVEKTIKKMEASQ, translated from the coding sequence ATGGCAGAAGGGCATCACACCTTGGAGCTTGTGTGGAAAGGTCTAAACATTTTACTCTTTTTGGCAATAGTCTATTATTTTGGAAGAAAACCCGTAGGTGAAGCCTTCAGGTCTTTCTTTTTAAAACTTACGGAAAACTTAGAAGAATCGGAAAAAGAGCTAAGGAGAGCAAAGGAAGCTTTAGAAAAAGCAAAGTTTGAATACGAAGATGCAAAAAGACGTCACGCAGAACAAATAAAACTTGCGGAGCAAACCGCACAACAGATAAAAGAGGAGGAAATAAAGAAAATAGATGAGGTCGTAAGAAGGATCAAAGAAAAGGCAAGGGAAAGCATAGAGTTAGAAACAAAGAAAGCAAAGGAAGAGCTGTTAAAGTATGGCATACAAAAAGCTAAGGAGCTTGCTATAAAAAGGCTTATGGAAGACTTCCAAAACCCAGATGTGCAAAGACGATATGTAGAAAAGACTATTAAGAAAATGGAGGCTAGCCAATGA
- a CDS encoding ATP synthase F0 subunit B, protein MEIQQALYPNITLFIQAFLFLIFMFIIRQILTKPYGEVIESRENIVRKNYEEASKLQEEANKLLALAKEEIEKASIASKEILEKAKKEVERIKAEKIAQAEEEAQKEIEKSVEEIRKALNVEKAKLEEKIEEIAKSIVQRIEEAA, encoded by the coding sequence ATGGAGATACAGCAAGCCCTATATCCAAATATAACCCTCTTTATTCAAGCATTCTTGTTTTTAATCTTTATGTTCATCATCAGACAAATACTTACCAAACCCTACGGCGAAGTTATAGAAAGTAGAGAAAATATTGTCCGTAAAAATTACGAAGAAGCAAGCAAGCTTCAAGAGGAAGCAAACAAACTGCTCGCATTAGCCAAAGAGGAAATAGAAAAGGCAAGCATAGCTTCCAAGGAGATCCTGGAAAAAGCAAAGAAAGAGGTGGAAAGAATAAAAGCGGAAAAAATAGCTCAGGCTGAAGAGGAAGCTCAGAAGGAAATAGAAAAGAGCGTGGAAGAGATCCGCAAAGCTTTAAATGTTGAAAAGGCAAAGCTTGAAGAGAAAATAGAAGAAATAGCAAAAAGCATAGTGCAAAGAATAGAGGAGGCGGCGTAA
- the rpiB gene encoding ribose 5-phosphate isomerase B, with protein sequence MKIAIGSDHAGFRLKEKIKQFLLSKGYEVLDFGTNSTDSTHYPLFAKEVAKAVQEKRADYGILICGSGIGMSITANKFPGIRAALCLNEYMARMSRMHNDANVLCLGDRVVGDELALSIVEAWLSTSFEGGRHQERIKLIEEIEKGLC encoded by the coding sequence ATGAAAATAGCCATAGGTTCGGACCACGCAGGCTTTAGATTAAAGGAAAAGATAAAGCAATTTCTCCTTTCAAAAGGCTATGAGGTTTTGGACTTTGGCACCAACTCTACAGACTCAACCCACTATCCCCTCTTTGCAAAAGAAGTGGCTAAGGCTGTTCAGGAAAAGAGGGCAGATTATGGAATTCTCATATGTGGAAGTGGAATAGGTATGTCCATAACCGCGAACAAGTTTCCGGGCATACGAGCAGCCCTTTGTCTGAACGAATATATGGCTCGGATGAGTAGAATGCACAACGATGCTAACGTGTTGTGCTTAGGAGACAGAGTTGTGGGAGATGAATTGGCGCTTTCCATAGTGGAAGCTTGGCTAAGCACAAGCTTTGAAGGTGGAAGACATCAGGAAAGGATAAAGCTAATAGAAGAAATAGAAAAAGGCTTGTGTTAA
- the gatB gene encoding Asp-tRNA(Asn)/Glu-tRNA(Gln) amidotransferase subunit GatB has product MLELEIKIKPMEFEPVIGLEIHVQLDTKTKMFCSCPVEFGAEPNTLVCPVCLGLPGSLPVVNKKAVEYAIRAALALNCKVHEFSVFARKNYFYPDLPKGYQISQYEKPLATDGWIEINGKKVRIRRLHLEEDAGKNIHEGNKTYVDLNRAGTPLIEIVTEPDIDSPEMAREFLETLRNILRYAGVSKADMEKGQLRCDINLSLRPKGSKELGTKVEIKNVNSFRFVQKAIESEIERQKKILSSGGKIIQETRTFDPSTGLTHPMRTKEEAEDYRYFPDPDLLPLVISKDWIEQIKNSMPELPHERIERFIKAYALTPYEAKVLTDIKELGDFFEASLKFYDKDPKLTSNWILNDFLGLLRENNLSVDQSPVSPEKLAQLVKLIKEGVLSSKLAKEVLAEMFATGEDPQTIVEKKGLKQISDESAIMEIVQQVFNAYPNEYQRLKSGESKLIGFFVGQVMKATKGKANPQLVNKLISEVISK; this is encoded by the coding sequence GTGTTAGAATTAGAGATTAAAATAAAACCTATGGAGTTTGAACCAGTTATAGGACTTGAGATACACGTTCAGCTTGATACGAAAACTAAAATGTTCTGTTCCTGTCCTGTGGAGTTTGGAGCTGAGCCCAATACCCTTGTGTGTCCAGTGTGTCTTGGTTTGCCGGGAAGCTTGCCAGTGGTAAACAAAAAGGCTGTAGAGTATGCCATAAGAGCAGCATTAGCCCTTAATTGCAAAGTTCATGAGTTTTCCGTATTTGCAAGGAAAAATTACTTCTACCCAGACCTTCCAAAGGGATACCAGATATCTCAGTATGAAAAACCCTTAGCGACAGACGGATGGATTGAGATAAACGGAAAAAAGGTAAGGATAAGGAGACTGCACCTTGAGGAGGACGCCGGAAAGAACATCCACGAAGGAAATAAAACTTATGTAGATCTAAACAGAGCTGGAACTCCTTTAATAGAGATCGTTACCGAGCCAGACATAGATTCGCCAGAAATGGCAAGAGAGTTTTTAGAAACGCTCAGAAACATCCTCCGGTACGCTGGTGTTTCCAAGGCAGATATGGAAAAGGGACAGCTCAGGTGCGATATAAACCTGTCTTTAAGACCAAAGGGCTCAAAAGAGTTGGGCACAAAAGTAGAAATAAAGAACGTAAATTCCTTTAGGTTTGTGCAAAAGGCTATAGAGAGTGAAATAGAAAGACAAAAAAAGATCCTATCTTCTGGTGGGAAGATCATACAAGAGACGAGAACCTTTGATCCATCTACCGGACTAACCCATCCCATGCGCACAAAAGAGGAAGCGGAGGACTACAGATACTTTCCAGACCCAGACCTATTACCTTTGGTGATAAGTAAAGACTGGATAGAGCAAATAAAAAACAGCATGCCCGAGCTTCCTCACGAAAGAATTGAAAGGTTTATAAAAGCATACGCTTTAACTCCATACGAAGCCAAAGTATTAACGGACATAAAAGAATTGGGAGATTTCTTTGAAGCTTCTCTTAAATTCTACGACAAGGATCCAAAGCTAACTTCCAATTGGATACTTAACGACTTTTTAGGTCTTTTGAGAGAAAATAATCTGAGCGTAGATCAATCTCCCGTAAGCCCAGAGAAATTGGCTCAGCTTGTAAAGCTAATAAAGGAAGGTGTTTTATCATCAAAGCTTGCAAAGGAAGTGCTTGCAGAGATGTTTGCAACCGGTGAAGACCCACAGACTATAGTGGAAAAGAAAGGTCTGAAACAAATAAGTGACGAAAGCGCCATTATGGAAATAGTCCAACAGGTGTTCAATGCCTACCCTAACGAATACCAAAGGTTAAAATCGGGAGAAAGCAAGCTCATAGGCTTTTTTGTAGGCCAGGTTATGAAGGCTACGAAAGGTAAAGCTAATCCTCAATTGGTAAATAAATTAATATCTGAGGTGATATCCAAATGA
- a CDS encoding IS200/IS605 family accessory protein TnpB-related protein, whose protein sequence is MYVGVQFKLQLNSSDRKKLLELMRKQSSAIRSAYKLLKDKNSHNQIYQKLRQLFPDLPTKYIDSAIYKAKQYPTDKKVVFGGKALFEKLCKNRDKKSREKLKRMWKELRQGTLISVGSKADKGNRLLRFESINGELLLRITVGERKFIYAKVLREPSNAKDKWNTFLTMLQTSWQSKVYFPYTVELKLRDGEIYGSVSFEVPTPEVWLTKEYGVIAIDTNASPLHLALAEVSPDGNLLSYQNISLHELIGLSKNKKEYQEWLIAHKVVEIAKEKGKAIAIENLKKINRGYRGDGKAKLRKRLHHWNFKSLLSKIERTAKLSGIEVIKVNPAFTSVIGALKYAPQFGIDKDIASAYVIGRRALGFKEEVPENYLKLLSDREYLEYAIYTYQEKEKELKEQFKKETNQYKRNAINSELKQVQKAKDLLLEKLKSLQGEPSSCEAVNGRNPKQGEVAKTTSQSAWQVLKSAFLFPVLGKVLPRDLSPLKPLLVEGAWNRVRRRLVPLEVGGTPR, encoded by the coding sequence ATGTATGTAGGCGTGCAGTTTAAACTTCAGTTGAACAGTTCCGACAGAAAAAAGCTTTTGGAATTAATGCGTAAGCAATCATCCGCTATAAGGTCAGCTTATAAACTACTGAAAGACAAAAACTCCCATAACCAAATATACCAAAAGCTAAGACAGCTTTTTCCTGACCTGCCTACCAAGTACATAGACTCTGCTATCTACAAAGCAAAGCAATATCCAACAGACAAAAAAGTGGTGTTTGGCGGTAAAGCCCTTTTTGAAAAGCTCTGTAAAAACAGAGACAAGAAAAGTAGGGAAAAGTTAAAAAGAATGTGGAAAGAGTTAAGACAAGGGACTTTAATAAGCGTAGGTTCAAAGGCAGATAAAGGAAACAGACTTTTAAGGTTTGAAAGCATAAACGGAGAGCTTCTTTTAAGGATTACGGTAGGTGAGAGAAAGTTCATTTACGCAAAGGTGTTAAGGGAACCAAGCAACGCAAAGGATAAGTGGAACACATTTTTGACTATGCTTCAAACGAGCTGGCAAAGTAAAGTTTATTTCCCTTACACAGTAGAGCTAAAGCTAAGGGATGGAGAGATTTATGGAAGTGTTTCTTTTGAAGTTCCCACACCTGAAGTATGGCTAACCAAAGAGTATGGAGTAATAGCCATAGACACAAACGCAAGCCCACTGCATTTAGCTTTAGCAGAGGTTAGCCCTGATGGAAATCTTTTGAGCTATCAAAATATTAGCTTGCACGAGTTGATAGGACTTTCAAAGAATAAAAAGGAATATCAGGAATGGCTAATAGCTCATAAGGTAGTAGAAATAGCAAAAGAGAAAGGAAAAGCAATAGCTATAGAAAACTTAAAGAAAATCAATCGTGGTTATCGTGGGGATGGGAAGGCTAAGCTAAGGAAGAGACTACACCATTGGAACTTTAAGAGCTTGCTTTCAAAGATTGAAAGAACTGCAAAGCTAAGTGGAATAGAAGTTATCAAGGTAAATCCCGCTTTCACTTCTGTTATAGGAGCACTAAAATATGCACCACAGTTTGGGATAGACAAAGACATAGCATCCGCTTACGTGATAGGAAGAAGGGCTTTAGGCTTTAAGGAAGAAGTCCCTGAGAATTACCTTAAACTTCTTTCAGACAGGGAATACTTAGAGTATGCAATCTACACTTACCAAGAGAAAGAAAAAGAGCTAAAAGAACAGTTTAAGAAAGAGACTAACCAATACAAAAGAAATGCTATAAACTCTGAGTTAAAGCAAGTTCAAAAAGCAAAGGACTTGCTTTTAGAAAAGCTTAAAAGCCTTCAGGGCGAGCCAAGTTCCTGTGAGGCCGTCAACGGAAGGAATCCCAAGCAGGGAGAAGTAGCTAAAACTACTTCTCAAAGTGCTTGGCAAGTTCTGAAGTCCGCCTTCCTCTTCCCTGTTCTTGGAAAGGTTCTACCAAGGGACCTTTCTCCTCTGAAGCCTTTATTGGTGGAAGGGGCGTGGAACAGGGTGAGGAGAAGGTTAGTTCCCTTAGAGGTTGGGGGGACGCCCCGATGA
- the thiS gene encoding sulfur carrier protein ThiS, with product MKIYINGEETDVPEGITLAQLIELKGIKVREIGFAISVNEEVIPKSRYGEYRLSEGDRVEIVHIVGGG from the coding sequence ATGAAGATTTACATAAACGGTGAAGAAACAGACGTTCCAGAGGGTATTACCCTTGCACAGCTGATAGAGCTGAAAGGTATAAAAGTGAGAGAAATAGGTTTTGCGATTTCTGTAAATGAAGAAGTAATTCCAAAATCAAGGTATGGAGAATACAGGCTTTCTGAGGGTGATAGAGTAGAAATAGTCCATATAGTAGGTGGTGGCTAA
- a CDS encoding sodium-dependent transporter: MKRETWKTKVGLIFAAAGNAVGLGNLLRFPSKVALYGGGAFMIPYFVALFLLGIPLMLIEWVIGRYAGAKGHGSMTGIIGSFFNHSYGSRVLGSIGVSIPTLIVCYYIYIESWTLGFAFMSLLGQMPEPVVSDDPRIAMEPFVSFYKDYTKPSPIAVVFLIITLIINWVILQRGIVKGIELTAKYGLPILIAMGLFLGIVSLSMNGWKGLEGLLFIYKPDFSKLTDPQVWLEASGQIFFTLSLGMGAIATYASYVKKNEDVVKAGLYTAGINEFVEVVIGASIAIPAAFAVFGAMSVPELAKEGTFRLGFITMPAILMSLPIGSLLSAVWFFLLFIAALTSSLALTQPLVALLEDEMRWSHAKAVNVSMIIVSFGAFLSAYVKGFIDDVDFWAGTFMLLFFGLLEIIVFVWIFGVHNFYKEINTNSFIKIPKGLIYFYAVVSPLFLVLLLYFWGIVQLPKVLSQTDPNVLISRAFVIFIILLIAFFSIESRRRYLSGPHM; the protein is encoded by the coding sequence ATGAAAAGGGAGACTTGGAAGACTAAGGTAGGCTTGATATTCGCCGCTGCTGGAAATGCAGTAGGTCTTGGTAACTTGCTACGTTTTCCATCTAAGGTAGCTTTATACGGTGGCGGAGCCTTTATGATCCCTTACTTTGTAGCCCTCTTTCTTCTTGGAATACCTCTCATGCTCATAGAGTGGGTAATAGGTAGGTATGCTGGAGCAAAAGGACATGGTTCCATGACGGGAATAATCGGATCCTTCTTCAATCACTCCTATGGCTCAAGAGTCCTGGGATCCATAGGGGTATCAATACCCACACTCATAGTTTGCTATTACATATACATAGAATCTTGGACTTTGGGTTTTGCGTTTATGTCTTTGCTTGGTCAAATGCCAGAACCTGTGGTTTCTGACGATCCCAGAATCGCTATGGAACCTTTTGTTTCTTTCTACAAAGACTATACCAAACCCTCACCTATAGCGGTGGTTTTTCTGATAATAACCCTTATCATCAATTGGGTGATCCTTCAAAGGGGCATTGTTAAGGGTATAGAGCTCACAGCCAAGTATGGTCTTCCCATTCTTATAGCTATGGGACTCTTCCTTGGTATAGTCTCCTTAAGCATGAACGGTTGGAAGGGCTTAGAAGGACTTCTGTTTATATACAAGCCGGATTTTTCAAAACTGACTGATCCTCAGGTATGGTTAGAAGCTTCTGGGCAGATATTCTTTACCCTCTCCTTAGGTATGGGTGCAATAGCTACCTATGCAAGCTATGTGAAGAAAAATGAGGATGTAGTAAAAGCCGGGCTATATACCGCAGGTATAAATGAGTTTGTGGAAGTTGTTATAGGTGCAAGTATAGCCATACCTGCAGCCTTTGCAGTTTTTGGAGCTATGAGCGTGCCAGAGCTGGCAAAGGAAGGAACCTTTAGGCTTGGCTTTATAACGATGCCTGCCATACTGATGTCTTTGCCAATAGGAAGCTTGCTTTCTGCAGTATGGTTCTTTCTTCTTTTTATAGCAGCTCTTACATCATCCCTTGCCTTGACTCAACCACTGGTGGCACTTTTGGAAGACGAAATGAGGTGGAGTCATGCTAAAGCGGTGAATGTGTCTATGATTATAGTGAGCTTCGGTGCCTTTTTATCCGCTTATGTGAAGGGCTTTATAGACGATGTGGATTTTTGGGCTGGTACATTTATGCTGTTGTTCTTTGGATTGTTGGAAATCATAGTGTTTGTCTGGATCTTCGGCGTTCATAACTTCTATAAAGAAATAAACACAAATAGTTTCATAAAAATACCTAAGGGACTGATTTATTTCTACGCTGTGGTTTCTCCTTTGTTTTTGGTGCTTCTGCTATACTTCTGGGGCATAGTTCAACTACCTAAGGTGCTTTCTCAAACAGATCCAAATGTGCTCATATCGCGGGCTTTTGTAATCTTCATTATTTTGCTTATAGCCTTCTTTTCCATAGAAAGCAGAAGAAGATACCTTTCAGGTCCGCATATGTAA
- a CDS encoding DsbC family protein — MRNKVAVLTMVLVAFGGLASCQQTKACPTEDKIKTEVKDLIPQEFKVESVQALKDIQGLCEVVIKVGAQPLVFYTDKEMKYIMAGNLISLADKKNITRERQQEFMKVSQEELKELEKHTDFVFGEKSSGKFIYMFTDPDCPFCKRSEPIVEKWAQEKGVEVRVILFPLPIHPDAFPKSVSLICDKKGWEEYKSRYKSDNQCEEGKRKVESNLALAEKLGINGTPTFIGSNGRIHSGLPTEEDLNKLIN, encoded by the coding sequence ATGAGGAATAAGGTAGCCGTATTGACAATGGTTTTGGTCGCCTTTGGTGGGTTAGCAAGCTGTCAGCAAACCAAAGCATGCCCTACTGAGGATAAAATAAAGACTGAAGTAAAGGATCTTATTCCGCAGGAGTTCAAAGTAGAGTCTGTGCAAGCTTTGAAAGACATTCAAGGTCTTTGTGAGGTGGTTATCAAAGTAGGAGCTCAACCTTTGGTCTTTTACACGGACAAAGAAATGAAGTATATAATGGCTGGGAATCTGATAAGCTTAGCAGACAAAAAAAATATAACAAGGGAAAGACAGCAAGAGTTTATGAAGGTAAGCCAAGAAGAGTTAAAAGAGCTTGAAAAACACACAGACTTTGTCTTTGGGGAAAAGTCTTCTGGTAAGTTCATATACATGTTCACAGACCCAGACTGTCCTTTCTGTAAGAGGTCTGAGCCTATAGTAGAAAAGTGGGCACAGGAGAAAGGTGTGGAGGTAAGGGTTATCTTATTCCCACTTCCTATACATCCAGATGCCTTTCCAAAGTCCGTGTCTTTGATATGCGACAAGAAAGGTTGGGAAGAATACAAAAGTAGGTATAAATCCGACAATCAGTGTGAAGAAGGGAAAAGAAAGGTGGAAAGCAACTTAGCACTGGCCGAAAAGCTTGGAATAAACGGCACTCCCACTTTTATAGGTTCCAATGGTAGGATACACTCAGGTTTGCCTACAGAAGAGGACTTAAACAAGCTGATTAACTAA
- a CDS encoding lipid II flippase MurJ, translating into MRQLSIAILFGFNYHTDAFFMALSLIGLFLIFADVFDSLGVPNLVFTRQKGEEEFKRLAGLLFTFTTILSVSLTMLCLVLIPILIRIPIGFDQKAKESLETAILFLIPYLFFNFFFHHFSAVLRSLRRFTAYFVGELIFSLSAFLTTFLGLYHFNSFVVLPISLSLSQAIATVYMIYTGKEFLHFKFYIDEQTKSIIKHFFYLLALYGVFHLFIVVDRIFASLLGEKGISALTYGSMLAFAVGAIIKLPLMSITTLAETKGSLKTINKFAKFSLFISLPTTLFLFFFSHLPVDILFGHGKFTKMDVGLTATALKYYSLSLFFYFFWQVLYRAFQVLSWLKPVFFVAIIGVIINGLANYVFVLVFRLGIAGICLGTFLAYAFISLTSYLLLYRREKIVSGSNSTSSRNYNIE; encoded by the coding sequence TTGAGACAACTCTCAATAGCCATTCTCTTTGGTTTTAACTATCACACGGACGCTTTCTTTATGGCCCTTTCACTGATTGGCCTTTTTCTCATTTTTGCTGACGTCTTTGATTCTTTGGGGGTCCCTAACTTGGTCTTTACAAGACAAAAAGGTGAAGAAGAGTTCAAAAGGCTTGCAGGCTTGCTTTTTACTTTTACCACTATTCTCTCTGTTAGCCTTACTATGCTCTGCTTGGTTTTAATTCCAATACTTATAAGAATTCCAATAGGCTTTGACCAAAAAGCAAAAGAAAGCTTAGAAACTGCTATTCTTTTTTTAATACCATACCTTTTCTTTAATTTTTTCTTCCATCACTTTAGTGCAGTGCTAAGAAGTCTAAGAAGGTTCACCGCATACTTTGTAGGAGAGCTTATCTTTTCCTTGTCTGCTTTTTTGACCACTTTTTTAGGGCTTTATCACTTTAATAGTTTCGTAGTTTTGCCTATAAGCCTTAGCCTCTCTCAGGCTATAGCCACTGTTTATATGATCTACACAGGGAAAGAATTTTTGCACTTTAAGTTTTATATAGATGAACAAACCAAGAGTATCATAAAACACTTCTTCTACCTTCTTGCCCTGTATGGAGTTTTTCATCTATTCATAGTCGTGGATAGAATCTTTGCATCCCTTCTTGGGGAAAAGGGCATTTCTGCTCTAACTTACGGATCAATGCTAGCCTTTGCCGTCGGCGCAATAATCAAACTCCCCCTCATGTCTATCACAACCCTTGCAGAAACAAAAGGAAGCCTAAAAACCATAAACAAGTTTGCTAAATTTTCTCTTTTTATATCGCTTCCTACCACTCTTTTTCTGTTCTTCTTCTCTCACCTTCCAGTGGATATCCTCTTTGGACATGGAAAATTCACCAAAATGGATGTTGGTTTGACAGCTACCGCATTAAAGTATTATTCCCTAAGTCTTTTTTTCTACTTCTTTTGGCAAGTGCTTTATCGCGCCTTTCAGGTTTTAAGTTGGCTCAAACCTGTATTTTTTGTGGCTATAATTGGGGTAATAATCAATGGTCTTGCTAACTATGTTTTTGTGTTGGTCTTCAGGCTCGGAATTGCCGGGATCTGTCTTGGGACCTTTTTGGCTTATGCTTTTATTTCATTGACTTCTTACCTTTTGCTCTACAGAAGAGAAAAGATAGTTTCTGGTTCTAATAGCACTTCCTCGAGGAATTACAATATAGAATAG
- a CDS encoding HEPN domain-containing protein, which yields MSLKDIEFLKEKSRKFYANALYLFEKGDYDLCAFNLEQACQLLLKYLIAKRTGDWPKTHYLEQLLRTLSEVYEIPEIYQYYLDNELFFDDLTDAYFTTRYFPKIFTKSLAEKLLKSFKNFVKFLERVLNEEFEFDI from the coding sequence ATGAGCTTAAAGGATATAGAATTTCTAAAGGAAAAGAGTAGAAAATTTTACGCAAATGCTTTGTATCTTTTTGAGAAAGGAGATTACGACTTATGTGCTTTTAACTTGGAGCAGGCCTGCCAGCTTTTGCTGAAATATCTTATCGCTAAGCGCACTGGTGACTGGCCCAAAACTCATTACTTAGAACAACTTCTTAGAACTTTAAGTGAGGTTTATGAGATTCCAGAAATATACCAATACTATCTTGATAATGAGCTCTTTTTTGACGACTTAACAGATGCATACTTTACTACCCGATATTTTCCTAAGATCTTTACTAAAAGTTTGGCTGAAAAGCTGTTAAAAAGCTTTAAGAATTTTGTAAAATTTTTAGAGAGAGTGCTAAATGAAGAGTTTGAGTTTGATATATAA
- a CDS encoding nucleotidyltransferase domain-containing protein has translation MIYKKFWEERKEYFENYLEWAKRIKETTRELIGEDVKVIVFGSVVRKDWTPVSDIDVLIISDNLSKNWEENRWLRTEIKKRISPFSPFQIHLATTEEFKNWWKNFIKEDYVEV, from the coding sequence TTGATATATAAAAAGTTTTGGGAAGAAAGAAAGGAATACTTTGAAAATTATTTAGAGTGGGCAAAGAGAATAAAAGAAACCACTCGTGAATTGATCGGTGAAGATGTAAAAGTTATAGTCTTTGGCTCTGTTGTTAGAAAGGACTGGACGCCAGTAAGCGACATAGACGTTTTGATTATTTCAGACAATCTTTCAAAAAATTGGGAGGAAAATAGATGGTTAAGAACTGAAATTAAAAAAAGAATAAGTCCCTTTTCTCCTTTTCAGATACACTTAGCAACTACTGAAGAATTTAAAAATTGGTGGAAAAATTTTATTAAGGAAGATTATGTTGAGGTGTGA
- a CDS encoding class I SAM-dependent methyltransferase, with protein sequence MSGIISIMNNTQCPICLTEVAKENYSETYISPYNNQEYKRYECPNCDVHWWEPLKIIPEFYESEVIESYIALHEGIGLRLGQNHEAFFEYFPQNIRGRLLDVGCGNGLFLKHAKQAGFEVWGIDFDRKSVEVARKALNTDTIYAMSLEEFYEYASKEGLKFDVITFFEVLEHQDKPREFLEMVKGLLKEGGYIAGSVPNRERLFAKDIDWKYFHGDYPPNHFLRFSKECLEKVLKLSGFSEVSVRRLDFPFKEFFPYLEKRFFGNLLDGLKHKLKAMVVGSERRARVYAVEDFDKVSEKKALATVLKALKLGRNLVLLPLALLYLGKLKGNGMHLYFQAKG encoded by the coding sequence ATGAGTGGTATAATAAGTATCATGAACAACACTCAGTGTCCCATTTGTCTGACAGAGGTAGCAAAAGAGAACTACAGTGAAACCTACATAAGTCCTTACAACAACCAAGAATACAAGCGTTATGAGTGTCCAAACTGCGATGTTCATTGGTGGGAGCCGTTAAAGATTATCCCAGAGTTTTATGAAAGTGAAGTAATTGAAAGTTATATAGCTCTGCATGAAGGAATTGGATTAAGATTAGGACAAAATCACGAAGCTTTTTTTGAGTATTTTCCGCAGAATATCCGTGGCAGGCTACTTGACGTTGGATGTGGTAATGGTTTGTTTTTAAAACATGCAAAGCAAGCGGGTTTTGAAGTGTGGGGGATAGATTTTGACAGAAAGTCTGTAGAAGTCGCAAGGAAAGCATTAAACACAGACACCATCTATGCCATGAGCCTTGAGGAGTTTTACGAGTATGCAAGTAAAGAAGGGCTTAAGTTTGATGTAATAACCTTCTTTGAAGTCCTTGAGCATCAGGATAAGCCGAGGGAGTTTTTGGAGATGGTTAAGGGGCTTTTAAAGGAAGGAGGCTACATAGCTGGAAGCGTGCCAAACAGGGAGAGGCTTTTTGCTAAAGATATTGATTGGAAATATTTTCATGGTGATTATCCACCGAATCATTTTCTCCGTTTTTCAAAGGAATGTTTGGAAAAAGTTTTAAAGCTTTCTGGCTTTTCGGAAGTAAGCGTAAGAAGGTTGGATTTTCCTTTTAAGGAGTTTTTTCCTTATTTAGAAAAGAGGTTCTTTGGCAACTTATTAGACGGGCTAAAGCATAAGCTTAAGGCTATGGTGGTTGGAAGCGAAAGAAGGGCAAGAGTGTATGCGGTAGAGGATTTTGACAAAGTATCTGAAAAGAAAGCTCTTGCTACAGTATTGAAAGCATTAAAGCTTGGAAGAAATCTGGTTCTTTTACCTTTAGCTCTCCTATACTTGGGTAAGCTTAAAGGGAATGGGATGCATCTTTATTTTCAGGCTAAAGGCTAA